A DNA window from Chryseobacterium sp. MEBOG06 contains the following coding sequences:
- a CDS encoding helix-turn-helix domain-containing protein: protein MIIPEKEIPVHHLTSEKFQMSTLSAAGPENFHDVHRHNFFEIIWFREVYENSRLELDFESYKLDNNQICIIAPGQAFNMKLAGEEGYAMAISREIFNEVCDIEWLLTGGVLPFYLNPQNEKTCTAIMSLIEQEYKEASRTELLKAYLKAFCIIIAEQINPHEPLLNDRQRVQELVGLIEKNYILQKETGFYADHLKISAHHLNDIVRLLRGTTVKKMIAQRLVLEAKRELSFGALTVKEVSFKLGFGDASYFSRFFKKHTGQSPEEFKTAKG, encoded by the coding sequence TACCCGAAAAAGAAATTCCGGTCCACCATCTTACATCTGAAAAATTTCAGATGAGTACCTTGAGTGCAGCCGGTCCGGAAAATTTCCATGATGTACACCGGCATAATTTTTTTGAAATTATCTGGTTCAGAGAGGTGTATGAAAACAGTCGCTTAGAATTGGATTTTGAAAGTTACAAACTAGATAACAATCAAATCTGCATCATTGCACCGGGACAGGCATTCAATATGAAATTAGCAGGAGAGGAAGGGTATGCAATGGCCATAAGCCGGGAGATTTTCAATGAAGTTTGTGATATAGAGTGGTTACTCACAGGAGGGGTACTTCCCTTTTATTTAAATCCACAAAATGAAAAGACCTGTACCGCGATCATGTCACTTATTGAGCAGGAATATAAGGAGGCTTCAAGAACTGAGCTCTTAAAGGCCTATCTGAAAGCATTTTGTATTATCATTGCGGAACAAATTAATCCCCACGAACCTTTACTTAATGACCGGCAGAGAGTTCAGGAATTGGTAGGGCTGATAGAAAAGAATTATATACTGCAAAAGGAAACCGGTTTCTATGCCGATCATCTTAAAATAAGCGCTCATCACCTTAACGATATTGTACGTTTACTGAGAGGTACTACAGTAAAAAAGATGATTGCCCAACGTCTTGTGCTGGAGGCCAAGAGAGAGCTTAGTTTTGGAGCTCTGACTGTGAAAGAAGTAAGTTTTAAGCTGGGATTCGGTGATGCTTCTTATTTTTCAAGATTTTTCAAAAAACATACCGGGCAGAGTCCTGAAGAATTTAAAACAGCAAAAGGCTAA
- a CDS encoding multidrug effflux MFS transporter codes for MKNLNIVVFILALLNTLESLSIDLYLPAFPNMAQIFNTDIGHIQISISVFFAGFAFGQLLWGPLSDKKGRKPMLYCGLLLFIIGATAIYFTSDIYVLWAMRFLQAFGGSAGIVIGRAIVIDLYDKQKSVAIFSQQSQISGIAPIVAPLLGSVFLKFWGWNSSFAFLCVMGLITFFMVYKYIPETNAKISLPDEYDHENEKSLKDQLKMIISNKDFINSTMIGSIAFASLIIYISNAPFLFMELHGFSSGVFSFIFAFNSLALITAAYITPKLIKRISNSTVLFIATIILLVVCTLHILIAAENLSVALEITMLYLSLLAIGILFPITSAHALSPFKEGRGTAAALLGFMQLMVTFLMSGLIGLLEADSIIPMVVARAGIALIAVWFGYRIFKNQKAAV; via the coding sequence ATGAAGAATTTGAATATTGTAGTGTTTATTTTGGCACTACTCAACACGTTGGAGTCTCTGAGTATCGATCTTTATCTCCCCGCTTTTCCAAATATGGCCCAGATTTTTAATACTGATATTGGGCATATCCAGATATCCATTTCGGTTTTCTTTGCCGGTTTTGCATTCGGACAGCTTTTATGGGGGCCCTTATCGGATAAAAAAGGCCGTAAACCTATGCTGTATTGTGGACTTTTACTTTTTATCATAGGCGCTACAGCCATCTATTTTACATCAGATATTTATGTTTTATGGGCAATGCGTTTTCTACAAGCTTTTGGAGGAAGTGCCGGAATTGTCATAGGAAGAGCCATTGTCATTGACCTTTATGATAAACAAAAATCTGTAGCAATCTTTTCCCAACAGTCACAGATCAGTGGTATTGCGCCTATTGTTGCACCTTTGCTGGGAAGTGTATTTCTTAAGTTTTGGGGCTGGAACAGTTCTTTTGCTTTCCTGTGTGTTATGGGGCTGATTACTTTTTTTATGGTGTACAAATACATTCCTGAAACTAATGCGAAAATCAGTCTTCCTGACGAGTACGACCATGAAAATGAAAAAAGCTTAAAAGATCAGCTGAAAATGATCATTTCAAATAAAGATTTTATCAACAGTACGATGATCGGAAGTATTGCTTTTGCCTCTCTTATCATCTACATTTCAAATGCTCCGTTTCTGTTTATGGAACTTCATGGTTTCTCAAGCGGGGTTTTCAGTTTTATATTTGCTTTTAACTCGCTGGCTTTGATAACAGCTGCTTACATTACACCCAAATTGATCAAGAGAATAAGTAATTCAACCGTTTTATTTATTGCCACAATTATTTTACTGGTTGTGTGTACCCTGCATATCTTAATTGCAGCAGAAAATCTTTCTGTAGCTTTAGAAATTACAATGCTCTATTTGTCATTACTTGCGATCGGAATTTTATTTCCTATTACTTCAGCACATGCTTTATCCCCATTTAAAGAAGGACGCGGGACGGCTGCAGCCTTGCTTGGATTTATGCAGTTGATGGTTACATTTTTGATGTCAGGACTCATCGGTCTTTTGGAAGCAGACTCTATTATTCCAATGGTGGTGGCCCGTGCAGGAATTGCTTTGATTGCAGTTTGGTTTGGGTATCGTATTTTTAAAAATCAAAAAGCTGCTGTGTAA
- a CDS encoding DUF6268 family outer membrane beta-barrel protein produces the protein MKRNLLTAICCLLPLGYWVSAQSGISAELKTEYIPGSNYIRPEDSTKTNSKSDFKRVDLNLRIPLSVKKDTDGKVRAWSMLLSGSYAKMKHTNYDTQLFPDQMLNAQVGLQHMRPLGKKWSMMMTASVGVYTDMEKVNFDDVLGQGGILFIRHFNPNLALGGGPVLTTAFGVPMILPWIYFDWKTNGKIKFNINFPEGMEAGYLFSDQFALKAVVNLNGMTVERNKDGKSILLGYQQITAGLRPEFKINDKLTLRLTGGTALLRSFSESDRKIKNIFRDKKMADPRFASTFYAAVSLRWNLP, from the coding sequence ATGAAAAGAAACCTTTTGACAGCTATCTGCTGTTTATTGCCATTAGGGTATTGGGTAAGTGCACAATCCGGAATATCTGCCGAGCTTAAAACCGAATATATACCAGGCTCCAATTATATACGCCCTGAAGACAGTACCAAAACCAACTCTAAAAGCGATTTTAAAAGAGTAGATCTGAATCTGAGGATTCCATTATCTGTAAAAAAAGATACAGATGGAAAAGTAAGAGCCTGGTCAATGCTTCTCAGCGGATCCTATGCAAAGATGAAACACACCAACTATGACACTCAATTATTTCCTGACCAGATGCTGAATGCGCAGGTCGGACTTCAGCATATGAGGCCTCTGGGTAAAAAGTGGAGTATGATGATGACAGCATCGGTAGGAGTATATACCGATATGGAAAAAGTGAACTTTGATGATGTATTGGGACAGGGTGGAATTTTGTTTATCAGACATTTCAATCCTAATCTTGCTTTGGGAGGAGGTCCGGTATTGACAACAGCATTTGGCGTTCCTATGATTTTACCCTGGATCTATTTTGACTGGAAGACGAACGGAAAAATTAAGTTTAATATCAACTTCCCGGAAGGAATGGAAGCCGGGTATCTGTTTTCTGATCAATTTGCATTAAAAGCTGTAGTAAACCTTAACGGAATGACCGTAGAAAGAAATAAGGACGGAAAATCAATACTGTTGGGTTACCAGCAGATCACTGCCGGACTCAGACCGGAGTTTAAGATCAATGATAAACTTACATTGCGTCTTACAGGCGGAACTGCATTATTAAGAAGCTTCAGTGAAAGTGACCGAAAAATCAAAAATATTTTCCGGGACAAAAAAATGGCAGATCCCAGATTCGCAAGCACATTCTATGCAGCAGTATCATTACGCTGGAATCTTCCATAG
- a CDS encoding LytR/AlgR family response regulator transcription factor encodes MSTTIPKMKCLIIDDEPLARFHLKELAGQIDFLSVEGTCATALEADTIVKEKEIDLLLLDINMPYLTGLEFLEQLENPPLCILTTAYSEYALEGFRLQVVDYLLKPIAFNRFYQAVNKAQQQFIVSEKLRKNIPLDDPFLYVRQSDSFIKVSWVDILYVESMQNYTRLHFKDKSLIIHQTMKAIEESLPSDHFFRIHKSYLINITHIDMISGGRIFINKIELPISRNRKEELLNQVVYKKLISK; translated from the coding sequence ATGAGTACTACTATTCCTAAAATGAAATGCCTCATTATAGATGACGAACCTCTGGCAAGATTCCATCTTAAAGAGCTGGCCGGCCAGATTGACTTTTTATCAGTGGAAGGGACCTGTGCCACAGCACTGGAAGCTGATACTATAGTGAAGGAAAAAGAAATAGACCTTCTTCTTCTGGATATTAATATGCCCTACCTTACCGGTCTTGAGTTTCTGGAGCAGCTGGAAAACCCTCCTTTATGTATTCTCACTACCGCTTACTCTGAATATGCTTTAGAGGGATTCAGGCTTCAGGTGGTAGACTATCTTTTGAAGCCTATTGCTTTTAACCGTTTTTATCAGGCTGTAAATAAAGCACAGCAGCAGTTTATTGTCAGTGAAAAACTGAGAAAAAATATACCCCTTGATGATCCTTTTCTGTACGTAAGGCAATCTGACAGCTTTATTAAAGTTTCATGGGTGGATATTCTCTACGTAGAAAGTATGCAGAATTATACCAGGCTTCATTTTAAAGATAAATCGCTGATCATTCATCAGACAATGAAGGCTATTGAAGAATCGCTTCCCTCTGATCATTTTTTCAGGATCCATAAGTCTTATCTGATCAATATTACCCATATCGATATGATTTCCGGAGGACGTATTTTTATTAATAAGATCGAACTTCCCATTTCCCGTAACCGAAAGGAAGAGCTGCTGAATCAGGTGGTTTATAAAAAATTGATCAGCAAATAA
- a CDS encoding sensor histidine kinase, with the protein MARFFVLRKHTFIILFWLVFTVAIWINFQATSNGYTAVFQTFVITATSFIFTHFLTTKLLPKALRSKRMGFFLTQATLIIFALSFIYSLIFTYVKGSSDTVLPPDFSDQIPILWKGFYLALPASFLINGAACGVKFYQEHGKIERDHILLQQAHLENQLKLLQDQINPHVVFNILNHIHILMRTDTQLADYLLLKFSDILRYQLYHCNQNTVPLDKDIEHIQNLVEVEKLRWGNELDVTTIWEISSNKAFIAPLLLVTFIENAFKYVCRLPGHKGHISISCMERDKVLSFYIENSYSDVLSYKKKDGVGGIGLENVKKRLKLQYPGSHDLKIEADQNIFKVTLTLNLAEYHEYYYS; encoded by the coding sequence ATGGCAAGATTTTTTGTTTTAAGAAAACATACTTTCATTATCCTTTTCTGGCTCGTTTTTACGGTTGCCATTTGGATTAATTTTCAAGCTACATCGAATGGGTACACTGCGGTTTTTCAGACTTTTGTGATCACAGCTACGTCCTTTATTTTCACTCATTTTCTTACAACAAAACTACTTCCCAAGGCCCTTCGTTCAAAAAGGATGGGTTTCTTTCTTACACAGGCCACCCTGATTATTTTTGCATTAAGCTTTATATATTCTTTGATATTCACCTATGTTAAAGGAAGTTCGGACACTGTGCTTCCCCCAGATTTTTCTGATCAGATTCCTATTTTATGGAAGGGATTCTACCTTGCCCTTCCCGCCTCTTTCTTAATTAACGGTGCTGCCTGCGGTGTAAAATTCTATCAGGAGCATGGAAAAATAGAGCGGGATCATATTCTTCTTCAGCAGGCACATCTGGAAAACCAACTCAAGCTTTTACAAGATCAGATCAATCCGCATGTGGTATTCAACATTCTGAATCACATTCATATTTTAATGAGAACAGATACTCAGCTTGCAGATTATCTGCTCCTTAAATTTTCAGATATCTTACGCTACCAGCTATATCACTGTAATCAAAACACTGTCCCTTTAGATAAAGATATAGAGCATATTCAGAATCTGGTAGAAGTTGAAAAACTGAGATGGGGTAATGAACTGGACGTAACGACAATCTGGGAGATTAGCAGTAACAAAGCTTTTATTGCCCCTCTTCTCTTGGTAACTTTTATTGAAAATGCATTCAAATATGTATGCAGGCTTCCCGGCCATAAAGGTCACATCTCAATTTCTTGTATGGAAAGAGATAAAGTTCTCTCCTTTTATATAGAAAATTCTTATTCTGATGTATTGAGCTATAAAAAGAAGGATGGAGTTGGAGGAATTGGTCTTGAAAACGTAAAAAAACGCCTAAAATTACAGTATCCAGGCTCCCATGATTTAAAAATAGAAGCTGATCAGAATATATTCAAAGTAACTTTAACCTTAAATTTAGCTGAGTATCATGAGTACTACTATTCCTAA